In Oryza brachyantha chromosome 1, ObraRS2, whole genome shotgun sequence, the following are encoded in one genomic region:
- the LOC102708189 gene encoding DEAD-box ATP-dependent RNA helicase 15-like has product MGEADVEVKDNEVYEEDLVDYEEEVENGADGAAAANASADVAKKGYVGIHSSGFRDFLLKPELLRAIQDCGFEHPSEVQHECIPQAILGMDVICQAKSGMGKTAVFVLSSLQQIDPVAGQVGALVLCHTRELAYQICHEFERFSKYLSEIKVAVFYGGVHIKKHKDLLKNDCPHIVVGTPGRILALVREKDLSLKNVRHFILDECDKMLDSLDMRRDVQEIFKMTPHDKQVMMFSATLSKEIRPVCKKFMQDPMEIYVDDEAKLTLHGLVQHYIKLSEAEKNRKLNDLLDALDFNQVVIFVKSVSRAAELNKLLCECNFPAISIHSGMTQEERLTRYKNFKEGHKRILVATDLVGRGIDIERVNIVINYDMPDSADSYLHRVGRAGRFGTKGLAITFVSSASDSDVLNQVQERFEVDIKELPEQIDTSTYMPS; this is encoded by the exons ATGGGCGAGGCCGACGTCGAGGTCAAGGACAACGAGGTGTACGAGGAGGATCTCGTCGACtacgaggaggaggtggagaatggggccgacggcgccgccgcggccaacGCGTCCGCCGACGTGGCCAAGAA GGGGTACGTGGGGATCCACAGCTCGGGGTTCAGAGACTTCCTGCTCAAACCGGAGCTGCTTCGCGCCATCCAAGACTGCGGGTTTGAGCACCCTTCCGAAG TGCAACATGAATGCATCCCACAAGCCATTCTTGGAATGGATGTCATCTGTCAAGCAAAATCTGGGATGGGGAAGACCGCAGTTTTTGTTCTCTCAAGTCTTCAGCAAATCGATCCTGTTGCTGGTCAAGTTGGTGCACTTGTGCTATGCCACACAAGGGAGCTAGCTTACCAG ATTTGCCATGAATTTGAGAGGTTCAGCAAGTACCTTTCTGAAATTAAAGTTGCTGTCTTCTATGGTGGCGTTCACATAAAAAAGCACAAGGATCTGTTGAAGAATGACTGTCCTCATATTGTGGTTGGGACACCTGGAAGGATACTAGCTCTAGTTAGAGAAAAGGACCTTTCCTTGAAGAATGTGAGGCATTTCATTCTTGATGAATGTGACAAGATGCTTGATTCACTTG ACATGCGTAGAGATGTGCAGGAGATCTTCAAAATGACACCCCATGATAAGCAAGTGATGATGTTTTCAGCAACCCTCAGCAAGGAGATTCGCCCAGTTTGCAAGAAATTCATGCAAGAT CCTATGGaaatttatgttgatgatgagGCTAAACTGACCCTTCATGGCCTAGTTCAG CACTATATAAAACTAAGTGAGGCGGAGAAGAACCGAAAATTGAATGATCTCTTAGATGCACTGGACTTCAATCAAGTTGTGATATTTGTTAAAAGTGTTAGTAGAGCTGCAGAACTGAACAAGCTGCTTTGTGAATGCAACTTTCCTGCAATCTCCATACATTCTGGAATGACACAGGAGGAGAG GCTGACCCGGTATAAGAACTTTAAGGAAGGACACAAGAGGATTCTTGTGGCGACTGATTTAGTTGGCAGGGGAATTGATATTGAACGTGTCAACATTGTCATAAACTATGACATGCCCGATTCTGCTGATTCGTATTTGCACAGG GTTGGAAGGGCTGGACGTTTCGGAACCAAAGGACTTGCAATAACATTTGTTTCCTCTGCCTCTGACTCTGATGTTCTTAATCAA GTGCAAGAAAGGTTTGAGGTTGACATCAAGGAGCTTCCTGAGCAGATTGATACCTCGACATATA TGCCTTCTTAG
- the LOC102707906 gene encoding ubiquitin carboxyl-terminal hydrolase 6, protein MPTVSVKWQKETFPGIEIDTSQPPIVFKSQLYTLTGVPPERQKIMVKGGILKDDADWSTLGVKDGQKLMMIGTADEIVKAPEKGPVFVEDLPEEEQVVALGHSAGLYNLGNTCYMNSTLQCLHSVPELKSALLSYSDSVRGNGVDQASHNLTVATRNTFGELDQSVRPVAPLLFLQTLRKKYPQFAQQQNNVYMQQDAEECWTQLVYTLTQTLTSEASEPPAGPMKELFGIDLVSRVHCAESGEESLERESVYSLKCHISHDVNHLHEGLKHGLKSELEKASPSLGRTALYTRESRIDELPRYLTVQFVRFFWKRESNQKAKILRKVDYPLELDVYDFCSDELKQKLQAPRQMLRDVENAKFGLKVQGKASSSTENEGSSSNAGESSGMDIDKADSSVPKKQLTGIYDLIAVLTHKGRSADSGHYVGWVKQDDGKWIEFDDDNPSIRKEEEILKLSGGGDWHMAYICLYKARVI, encoded by the exons TAAGCGTGAAATGGCAAAAGGAGACCTTCCCAGGCATAGAGATTGACACTAGCCAGCCTCCTATTGTCTTTAAGAGCCAGCTATACACTCTGACTGGTGTCCCACCTGAAAGGcaaaaaattatggtgaaGGGTGGAATATTGAAG GATGACGCGGATTGGTCTACGTTGGGAGTGAAAGAT GGTCAAAAATTGATGATGATAGGTACAGCTGATGAGATTGTGAAAGCTCCAGAGAAAGGCCCAGTCTTTGTAGAGGATCTACCAGAAGAAGAGCAAGTGGTTGCACTG GGGCACAGTGCTGGTCTTTATAACTTGGGGAATACATGTTACATGAATTCCACTTTGCAATGCCTGCATTCTGTTCCAGAGCTGAAGTCGGCTTTATTGAG TTATTCAGATAGTGTGAGGGGTAATGGTGTTGACCAAGCCTCTCATAATTTGACTGTTGCAACTCGTAATACTTTTGGAGAACTCGATCAAAGTGTTCGGCCAGTTGCACCTCTACTCTTCTTGCAG ACACTGCGGAAAAAGTATCCCCAGTTTgcacaacaacaaaataatgttTACATGCAACAG GATGCAGAAGAATGCTGGACCCAGTTAGTGTATACACTTACTCAAACTCTTACATCAGAAGCAag TGAACCTCCTGCTGGTCCGATGAAGGAACTTTTTGGGATTGATCTCGTGAGCag GGTCCATTGTGCAGAGAGTGGTGAAGAGAGTTTAGAGAGAGAATCTGTTTATTCTTTGAAATGCCATATATCTCATGATGTAAACCACCTTCATGAAGGACTTAAGCAT GGTTTGAAGTCGGAACTTGAGAAGGCTTCACCTTCACTGGGCCGCACTGCTCTTTATACAAGAGAATCAAGAATTGATGAGTTGCCTAG GTACTTGACTGTGCAGTTTGTTCGTTTCTTTTGGAAAAGAGAATCAAACCAGAAGGCGAAGATTTTACGG AAAGTGGATTACCCCCTGGAATTGGATGTTTATGACTTCTGTTCAGATGAACTGAAACAAAAACTCCAGGCTCCCCGACAG ATGCTGAGAGATGTAGAAAATGCTAAATTTGGATTAAAAGTACAGGGAAAGGCCAGCAGCTCAACAGAAAATGAG GGTTCGTCAAGTAATGCTGGGGAATCATCCGGCATGGACATTGACAAAG CTGATTCTTCTGTGCCAAAGAAACAATTGACTGGCATCTATGATTTAATTGCTGTTTTGACGCACAAAGGGCGAAGTGCAGACTCAGGCCATTATGTTGGCTGGGTTAAGCAAGACGACG GGAAATGGATTGAATTTGATGACGACAACCCAAGCATACGCAAGGAGGAAGAGATTTTGAAGTTATCTGGTGGAG GTGACTGGCACATGGCTTACATTTGTCTGTACAAAGCGCGTGTTATCTGA